One window of the Cryptomeria japonica chromosome 7, Sugi_1.0, whole genome shotgun sequence genome contains the following:
- the LOC131856976 gene encoding uncharacterized protein LOC131856976, which yields MYFIRYIIIDEMSFIGPKLIQRIDIRLREAFPAHNQLQFGGRSIILFGDLGQLPPVKDIPMYASISCGGTLWHSFITVITLKKIFHQTGEQPAQIAFRALLSNLRNAEPTIADWQLLMSRSNSTLSSTEQSIFLSSTHLFATNEMVSLHNKRMLLSMAKPIALSIAEQLRGFTCSNLDEEQLECKNLLCIGQEVMLSANLWVETGLVNGALGQVKEIVYNGGEIPPELPLFVVVQFKNYIGPFWDHDNPKNIPLVPISCGLRRHLPLKMAWALTIHKAQGLTLQRATIDIGNTDRQWLTFTTISRVRDLTSLHIHPTFTFQRYSHIQHSPYVAW from the coding sequence ATGTACTTCATTCGCTACATTataattgatgaaatgagcttcattggtccAAAGTTAATACAACGCATTGATATTAGGTTACGTGAGGCATTCCCTGCCCATAACCAACTCCAATTTGGAGGACGCTCAATCATTCTCTTTGGTGACTTGGGCCAACTACCACCTGTCAAGGACATACCTATGTATGCTTCAATTTCATGTGGAGGGACATTATGGCATAGCTTCATAACAGTTATAACattgaaaaaaatatttcatcaaactGGAGAGCAACCTGCTCAAATTGCCTTTCGTGCACTTCTCTCCAATTTACGAAATGCAGAACCTACAATTGCAGATTGGCAACTTTTAATGTCTCGGTCAAATTCAACGCTTTCTTCTACAGAGCAATCTATATTCTTATCATCCACACACCTATTTGCAACAAATGAAATGGTATCATTACATAACAAACGCATGTTGTTGTCTATGGCAAAACCTATTGCCCTTTCTATTGCAGAACAACTTAGGGGATTCACATGCTCAAATCTAGATGAGGAACAACTTGAATGTAAGAACCTCTTATGTATTGGCCAAGAAGTTATGTTATCTGCAAACTTGTGGGTGGAAACAGGACTTGTCAATGGTGCACTTGGACAAGTCAAAGAAATTGTATATAATGGTGGTGAAATACCACCTGAACTTcccttatttgttgttgttcaattCAAAAATTACATTGGCCCATTTTGGGACCACGACAACCCAAAAAATATCCCTCTTGTTCCAATTAGTTGTGGTCTTCGCCGTCATCTACCACTAAAAATGGCATGGGCCTTAACAATTCACAAAGCACAAGGCCTCACACTTCAAAGAGCAACAATTGACATCGGCAATACTGATCGCCAATGGCTCACATTCACAACAATTTCAAGGGTTCGTGACCTTACAAGTCTTCACATACACCCTACATTCACATTCCAAAGATATTCACATATACAACATAGTCCATATGTTGCTTGGTGA